TCAGCATCTCCGAGAAGGCCCTCGAGCTCGCCGCGGCCTCGCGTTCGTCGTTCGGGTGGGACCCCGAGACCGCGCTCGTCCTCGGGAACGGCTCGCTCGGGCTGGTGACGGTCGCGATGCTCGTCGAGCGCTTCGAGGTGTACTGTCTCGGCCGCAGCGACCGCCCCGACCCGACGATCGACGTCCTCGAACGGCTGGGCGCGACCTACGTCGACTCCCGGGAGACCCCCGTCCCGGAGGTTCCGTCGGCCCACGAACCGGCCGACCTCGTCTACGAGGCGACCGGGTACGCCAAACACGCCTTCGAGAGCATCGACGCGCTCGCTCCGAACGGCGTCGCGGCGCTGCTCGGCGTCCCGGAGCCGTGGAGCTTCGAGATCGACGGCGGCCGACTCCACAAGGCGCTCGTCATGGAGAACAAGGCCATCGTCGGCAGCGTCAACTCCGGTCCCGCCCACTTCCGTGCGGCGATCGAGCGGCTCGGGGGGTTTCCCGAGTGGTTCCCCGAGGCGTTCGTCACCACGGTCGCCCCCTTCGACTCGTTCGAAGCGGCCTTCGAGCGCACGGACGGGACGATCAAGACCGCGGTGGCCTTCGACGAGCCGTGAGACGCCGGCGTCGTTCGCCCACGACAACCCATATTAGGACCCGGTCTGAGTGTCACGTATGGCCGACGAGGAGTTGTCCGGTGATCTCTCGCGGTTGGGCGAGCGCTTCGACTTCGGCGAGTACGAGATCGGCGCGTACCTCGCCGTCCTCGAACACGGGAGTCTCACCGCCTCGGAGATCGCCGAGACGACGGACATCCCCCAACCCCGGGTGTACGACACCGTTCGAAGCCTCGCCGACAACGGCTTCGTCGAACTCCGCGATTCGCGACCCCTCGAGGTGCTCGCGGTCGATCCCGAGGAGGCCTTCGGCGACGCCCGCACGACCCTCGAAGAGTTGATCGAGAGCCTCGAGTACCGATACACCGCGCCCTCCCGGGACGCCGAGGCCGTCTCGCTCGTCACCTCGCGGCGGACCATCCTCCGGTACGTCGAGGACGTCATCGCGAGCGCCGACTACGAACTCGTCCTCTCGTTGACGCCCGACCTCCTGGGTCGCTTCGAGTCCGAACTGACGGCCAAACAGGACGCCGGCGTCACGATCGAGTTGCTCCTCTCGCCGAGCACCGACGTCCCCGATCCGGATTGCTTCGATTACACGCGCGTCGCGACAATCGCTCGCTCGCGACGCGGCGTCACGACGCCGCTCGTCGCCGTCGCCGACGGGACGTACTCGGTGTACACCACGCGCGCGGCGTTGCGGAGTCGCGGCGACGACTACGGCGTCGTTTTCAACCGTTCGGAACTCGGCTTTCTGGTGTTGGGGCTGTTGAACACGGTCGTCTGGCCGTCGTCGACGACGCTGGCCGAGAGCCGGCGCGAACGCCCGTTCCCGCGGCGGTACGCGACGATCCGGCGTTGCGTGCGCGACATCGAAAACGGCGATGGCCGGTTCTACGCCTCCGTCCGCGGC
The genomic region above belongs to Natronomonas moolapensis 8.8.11 and contains:
- the trmB gene encoding HTH-type sugar sensing transcriptional regulator TrmB, whose translation is MADEELSGDLSRLGERFDFGEYEIGAYLAVLEHGSLTASEIAETTDIPQPRVYDTVRSLADNGFVELRDSRPLEVLAVDPEEAFGDARTTLEELIESLEYRYTAPSRDAEAVSLVTSRRTILRYVEDVIASADYELVLSLTPDLLGRFESELTAKQDAGVTIELLLSPSTDVPDPDCFDYTRVATIARSRRGVTTPLVAVADGTYSVYTTRAALRSRGDDYGVVFNRSELGFLVLGLLNTVVWPSSTTLAESRRERPFPRRYATIRRCVRDIENGDGRFYASVRGRDVESGQFRTVEGAVVDISASVDRGTAAITLDLGDKTLDVGGQAAAFEDIEAHELVIDREAPPALDP
- a CDS encoding glucose 1-dehydrogenase yields the protein MKAIGVEPGEGRPRILEVPRPTPGAGEVLVRTHRVGVDGTDHEVIAGNHGSPPPGEEHLILGHEAVGVVEDPNGSGFSRGEFVVPTVRRPPPGGENEYFERGEADMAPPEATLERGIDGAHGFMSEYFTSPAECLLSVPPETAPWGFLVEPISISEKALELAAASRSSFGWDPETALVLGNGSLGLVTVAMLVERFEVYCLGRSDRPDPTIDVLERLGATYVDSRETPVPEVPSAHEPADLVYEATGYAKHAFESIDALAPNGVAALLGVPEPWSFEIDGGRLHKALVMENKAIVGSVNSGPAHFRAAIERLGGFPEWFPEAFVTTVAPFDSFEAAFERTDGTIKTAVAFDEP